In a single window of the Lagenorhynchus albirostris chromosome 19, mLagAlb1.1, whole genome shotgun sequence genome:
- the LOC132509215 gene encoding cytochrome b-c1 complex subunit Rieske, mitochondrial — MFSVAVRSGPFAPVLSATSRGVAGALRPLVQAAVPATSESPALDVKRSFLCRESLSGQAAARPLVASVGLNVPASVRYSHTDIKVPDFSDYRRAEVLDSTKSSKESSEARRGFSYLITATTTVGVAYAAKNVISQFVSSMSASADVLAMSKIEIKLSDIPEGKNMAFKWRGKPLFVRHRTKKEIDQESAVEVSQLRDPQHDLERVKKPEWVILIGVCTHLGCVPIANAGDFGGYYCPCHGSHYDASGRIRKGPAPLNLEVPSYEFTSDDIVVVG; from the exons ATGTTTTCGGTCGCCGTTCGCTCGGGCCCTTTTGCGCCCGTCCTGTCGGCCACGTCCCGCGGCGTGGCGGGCGCGCTGCGGCCCCTGGTGCAGGCCGCGGTGCCCGCCACTTCGGAGTCGCCAGCACTGGATGTGAAGCGGTCCTTTCTGTGCCGGGAGTCGCTGAGTGGCCAGGCCGCGGCCCGGCCTTTGGTCGCTTCCGTGGGCCTCAATG TCCCTGCTTCTGTTCGTTATTCCCATACGGACATCAAAGTGCCTGACTTCTCTGACTATCGTCGTGCTGAAGTGTTAGATAGTACAAAGTCTTCAAAAGAGAGCAGTGAGGCTAGAAGAGGTTTCTCCTATTTGATAACTGCAACAACTACCGTGGGTGTTGCGTATGCTGCCAAGAATGTCATCTCTCAGTTTGTTTCCAGCATGAGTGCTTCTGCTGATGTGTTGGCCATGTCAAAAATCGAAATCAAGTTATCCGATATTCCAGAGGGCAAGAACATGGCTTTCAAATGGAGAGGCAAACCCCTGTTTGTGCGCCATAGAACCAAGAAGGAAATTGACCAGGAATCTGCAGTTGAAGTGTCCCAGTTGAGGGACCCACAGCATGATTTAGAACGAGTAAAGAAACCTGAATGGGTTATCTTGATAGGTGTTTGCACTCATCTTGGTTGTGTACCCATTGCAAATGCAGGAGATTTTGGTGGTTATTACTGCCCTTGCCATGGGTCACACTATGATGCATCTGGCAGGATCAGGAAGGGGCCTGCACCTCTCAACCTAGAAGTTCCCTCATATGAGTTCACCAGTGATGATATAGTAGTTGTTGGCTAG